From the Glycine max cultivar Williams 82 chromosome 11, Glycine_max_v4.0, whole genome shotgun sequence genome, the window CCACTTTTGCTATTTATACCTCCGGTTCTTTAAAAAAGTGTTCACCAACCCACTCttcttaaaaatacataaaaaaatatgtttatgatgtatattttatacaatgaaaacatattttctttgtCTATTATTTGCACCTCCTCTAACTCaacatccattttttttattttatttaaataattattattaattataaacaaataccTTTTAAACTATTCTTGAAgtaattatgatataaatcATCCTAATGAAAACACACAttacctttttttaataataataaaaataatagtaatatcattaatttttaaatataaatttgaattaataatgATACAAATTACCCCTTTTAATTGAAATGGAATTAATTATGGTAAAAAAtagtatcataattaatttgattaccattaaaaaggttaattcatatgataattaatttaattattttataaatgataacttctgtcaaattaaatcaattttaatttaaaaatataatttatatgctaCTGAAAACTATTAAAAGGGATTAATtgtatcttaattaatttaatttcaattttaaaaaggaTAATTTATATTACCATtactttgattaattttttaaaataacttaattctataattaattaacaaaaaatcgTAAAATTTTAGCACTACCAAAATGAATTtccatttaacaaaatttttgaAGCACGTGGGATGTGAATAGCTAAAGTGTAGATTAGAATAGCAATTCCCGAGAGGAAACTAGCTTAGTTGTGCACAAAAGGAGCTGGGGTAGTAGTCTAACACATCAACTCCCCATCCCCATGACCTTTGTtgcagtttttcttttttattcacaaattaACAGAAAACATTACAATTACATGCTCATATTCTCAGTTACGGTCGGACCGAGAGAAACCCAATACAAGAATGTAAATTTACCCCCAatgaaatcattaaaaatatgaaatgggCGAACAGGGAAACACATTAAACGTCCTCCACATGCAGTCTTCCTCCAGCCAATTCCAGTTCATTGAGCAAAAACcaaaatgttagttttatttcaaTATGTTCTCCTCGTTAAACATCATGTTATGTCACAAATCTGGTAATAACGCAATGTGGAAAAAAAGCATGCAAAGATGACTTCTACtccaaaggaaaagaaagaagggtgagaaaaaaaaaatgaaactagcAAAACCCATCAAGTTACAATTTACAAATCTAATGTACATATTTGAAATCCTTCAAAGACAAGTGTTGTACAATTTctcccaaaataaaaaaagaaattaaagttgGCCTTTGGTAGCGAAGAtaaaggctttttttttttttgcaatctgACACTTGTCACACTCACACATGATGTCTGTTCCATGTcttatcttcatcttcatcttctacATTTCTAATTTCGTTCCCTCTAACTATGGATCACTTTTACAATATCTCATGTCCTCAAGTTCTTTCATCACCTTGCCTGTTTCTCAAGTTGTGCTTGGACCTCCATCAATGCTCGCTTTACTTCTTCATCTTCCGGTGTCTCTTTTAGTAAAATTTCATAGTCTTGTATTGAAGCTTCCCATCTTTCCAACTATGGTTTCACAATAAATATCACAAAGTCACATCACTAGAAAACCAAAGTTAAAAACACGTACCGTTTTGATACATTTACTAACCATTATCTTTAATATTAGTATATTACAACtacaagttttatatatatatattagaagcTGTTGCAATAAGTAATAGAAGTGGATTAGGCGAGTCACCTTAGCATTACAATCTGCCCTTCTCAACCTGGCCTTGATGTAAGACGGGCGTAAGTTAAGGGCAGTATTGCAATCATCTATTGCTTTCTCAAATTGGCCTAGCTTTGATCTACAAGCAGCTCTGTTGCATAGTAAAACAGAGTTATATGGATCATGGTCAAGGCCTTCTCCATAGGCAATGCAAGCCTCATGAAAATTTGATGCCTTGAAAAGCTCATTTCCCTTTGCACGAGCACTTGTCAAAGCTCGAGCCTTTCTCATCACCTTATTTGCTTCTCTACTATTAGAATCCAACCTAGTAGCTTTCtgtgctgcctccagagcttcTTCAAATCTACCAACACAATCAATGAATGGATACAAATTACATGTTAAGTGTTAATGAATGAGCGCaagagaaataataatattttgtggtaaataataatattttgtggTAGAAgagcatgaaaaaaaaatgtttgagatTTCTTGTTataatttgaaacaaaatacTAACCTGCCAGCAACTAAATCAACTTGAGCCCGTGTCACCAACAAATTTGCATTACCAATAGGTCCAAAGAACCTAGTACACTGATCAACATCAAATTTAGGGCACCTTGACATTACTTTGTCTGCATCTTGATGTCTATGAAGCTTTAGCAAGGCTTCGGCTTGTAATGCATATATCTTAAGGCCAAAAGAAGAGTTATATCAACACGATTGACACAAACACGTATAGGTGagtcaaacaaaagaaaatctctAATACATTTGTTGAGGAGGAAAAGATCGTGGATTCGATTCCTCCtactaataaaaactaacaaattaactgTTAAtatttgctaataaaaaaaataaacaaataaataactcACTTGTGGAGCAGAGTCTGCACCAGATGATATAGCATTGTTGGTTGCAGTTATAAGTGTGATCCAATCGCCGAACCTACGAGCCTCGGTGCATTTGTTTAGATATACTTGGAGTGTCTTTGCTTTAACAATCTCATCTGGATCAGCGTCTGGTCCTGCTTGTTTATAATGATATAAAGCTTTGTCTGTTTCTCCTAATCTATAAGAAAATACATGACAATGAGTGATGGCAACAAAATAACAACACCAATGAAAAGTAAGAGTAAAATATGCAAGTAGGAAAATGCATAGCTACCTTAAGTTCAAATTTCCCAACCGATGATGGGCCCTTTGGTAATGAGACTCAATCCGAATAGCTTCTCTACATTCAAAAACAGCCTCCAAAAGCCTTCCAAGAGCAGTTAATGCAGCACTTCTATTGCTCCTATAAGAAGCCTTATTCGGGTCAATTGCGATGGCAGCATCATACAAAGCCAATGCCTCTGCAAACCTTCCATTCTTGTAATCCTCATTGCCCATTATCTTCAATTGTTCAGGATCCATTCGTGTAGACACAGCCCTACACAGTGAACCTGATTGTTCCTTGCTTGGTTTAGCTTCCTTGCCATAAAAACTAGTTTTATCATATTCACGTCCTGTGATTTGATTTGTGTGTCCTCCACTAGCAACATTACTAGCATAGTAATCCATTTCACTGTAAGCATTGTGATGTTTTGGTCCTACTCCTCCTTGCCTAAGGTTACCTAAATTACCAAGGGTACTACTTCCCTTGGACTTTAGGTGTTCATTGATCATGCTTTCAAGTTCACCAGAGATTCCAACAGCTTCTTTTGGTACCCTTTTGCCTTGGTTGATATAGCCCTGAGTGGGTGAAGGTGAAGACCCTTTTCCCATTGTTGTTTCATCGCGATTTTGTTGTGGTTTCCTTTGGCTTACAACATGTGGTGTTGTTGGCCTTTGAGGATTGGGGACAGAACGAGAAGAGTAGTTTGTAACatcattgttgttattattatgtgaAGATTCTTTAATTGGAACAAAATCATTAGATCCTCCATGTCTCCGTTTTGAATCTTGAGTGTTAGATGGTTTTTCAAAATTGTGGGCCATAGGAGAAGAACCTGCAGAGACTGATTTGCGTGACCATGGATTATTTCGTCTAAATACTGCTGTCATCAAGCCACAACCAGGTTTCCTCTCAGGTGAATTGCCtcccattcttttttttttccagttctATTGATTTGCTATATGTTATGGAAGATCACTTTCTTCCTAAGCTATTCAAGAGAAAATTGGTTGCTAAATGAAAACATGTCCTAGCAAATAAGAaatatagagaaaatgaattgtTTTACTATTAGAATTTAATCCAGGAGATAATCAACAAAGCCTCCTCCTGGAGAGGCTGCCcctagaatgtttttttttttttgtatttctatCTCGATTGAAGGAATGATCGAGAGAGGAAATTATTGGGGAGAGGGAAGGAATAATAATGGGTAATTTCACTGTTTTATTGTAACATAAACATTGGAATAGCaagctttcaattttttttgtctctaaactttctttcttttacttttatttgattttttttttaattttattttgtcaattGTTTTTTTGGTTCTTTGTTTGACAGAGAAAATAAAACCACCAAACTCGGTCGTAGGCTTAACGAGGATCTCTACAATTTTAGAAATGACAATGCTTCATTTAGAAAACAACACcacaggaagaaaaaaaagaagcatttgaGCCTTACACGTTTCCAGCTTCTACATGTCAAACATTATGACaaccacaaaataaataagggtAATTTTCGTTTTTTCAAATctccttaaattttaattatagtatttgatcttttaatcttataaatgaataatttgGATGCTTCCGACAAGATgagttattaagttaattataaattaatcaaaattattaattattaaaaattgaataaaaaattattaatcataatttttcataacATCTTATTCCCCTTTCTATCCGCAAGCATCTCTTTTACCCCATTAAGACTTTATTGTCAGTAACATCACATTAGGATTAATAGtcatttattaatgtttttaatgatttataatttataattaatttaatatatctaataatcataattattagttaataatctaTCAGGAAAATCTAAAccacaaatttataaaattaggggACTAAATGCTACAATTAAAAATCAAGGGACCAAAATCATGAGGTTGAGCAGGAagatcaaaaatataatttagcaaataaataaatgaattaattatttataatttttttagtagataatagttttatattttttcttatttgcaaaATAAgtttagtaaaatataattaagtattaaaaaatattttgcgaACAAAAATAACTTCACAATGTTagaatcattttattttgtacttgaaatatatgtattttttaaatatactttcAGTAAATATAATTCTAACACTACAATAAATTGTCACAGCCTCTCAGGATTACTAGCTAATCTTTAATCTTGATCATCCCATTTATATGTGTGATCTCGATTTATAATGATCATTTCTCATAATAAGAAATGTTTTCACTTGATATGTTCTGTATGGTTGTATATATAGGAAATGTATACATGTATTAAATGGAAaagatgtatgtatatatacgAAATGTATGTATGCATATGTTTTCACTTGATATTTATGTTCTATGTTTTAACTTTATAATTTCCTCTCTTTTTACAGTCACATTGATATGGAGTGTATGTATTTtgatttgtaaaatataaacttaaatatttgagaaaaatgagtTAGTGACACtcaaatcaataatttattcatctttaattttcttttaatctaacGGAAGTATCTAATAAACTGCGTAACAAAAAGaatatctaataaaataaaaggaaatgaaGAATGAGAAtagtgaataatattttgaagtTACTTTTAgaatatatgtaataaaaaaaaagttactttaaaaataatttaatccctAGTTACTTCTAGTCCCCACTAAAAATGTTCTTATATAAcgagtaatttatttttaattgttcgattgaaaaaaaaacgcatatatattaactattaagtATTAATGCCTCGAGTATTCATGTGTGACAATGTGAATATAACTACATATCGTTATTTAACTTATTTAgcactttttatttccttaaaattttaatttataaataattttaacttattttatgttaatgttTTTCTTCAACTGATAACTTTCTGAAATAATTgatcattattataatatattattttatattattttttatttctattcttaattacttatacttttatttctaatatttttaaaatgtggtATTTTTATATAGCGCAGTTCTTGTGTGAGAAAACTTCGTAACCCTTTCCCAAACAAAAAGGcacaacattattttatttgcatCCGCGACCTGCACAACATGCAGATTACCTCTTTTAACTTTTGAGTGTCCTtcattacatttattttatatttataaaatagcaAAAGATATGGtatttatataacatttttttatttattttcaacataTCATTTACCTTTTTCTTCCCTCTTTTTTGTATCCctcatttataaaagaaaagcacaattttttttattattattatatatagtaaagtatatctaccaaaaaaaaaatactctgtACCAAAAATTAGTAAAGTATAATATTGTTTGTCCCCTTGATCTTCGGCATCAtctgaaaaagttaaaaaattaggtCCAGCGATATTAATATATGATTATCCCttacaatttcttttacatgaATTATCCCTtactaattaattgattaacacTATGACTTAAACAAAATATAGATTCTAATAATGCTTTAgtcaaaataacattttttttttataaattaaagcaTTTGATCCTTAATTTGTTTCGTTGCTTCGTACATACGTGGAAAGGGCATTCTACGAGGAATTGCAAAGTAAgcagaaataaatgaaaaaagatgcAGGCATTTTACAACCCCACATGTGAATTATGTGGCAGCATTACAAAGTGTAGGAGCATGAGGCCCCCca encodes:
- the LOC100811282 gene encoding inactive TPR repeat-containing thioredoxin TTL3 yields the protein MGGNSPERKPGCGLMTAVFRRNNPWSRKSVSAGSSPMAHNFEKPSNTQDSKRRHGGSNDFVPIKESSHNNNNNDVTNYSSRSVPNPQRPTTPHVVSQRKPQQNRDETTMGKGSSPSPTQGYINQGKRVPKEAVGISGELESMINEHLKSKGSSTLGNLGNLRQGGVGPKHHNAYSEMDYYASNVASGGHTNQITGREYDKTSFYGKEAKPSKEQSGSLCRAVSTRMDPEQLKIMGNEDYKNGRFAEALALYDAAIAIDPNKASYRSNRSAALTALGRLLEAVFECREAIRIESHYQRAHHRLGNLNLRLGETDKALYHYKQAGPDADPDEIVKAKTLQVYLNKCTEARRFGDWITLITATNNAISSGADSAPQIYALQAEALLKLHRHQDADKVMSRCPKFDVDQCTRFFGPIGNANLLVTRAQVDLVAGRFEEALEAAQKATRLDSNSREANKVMRKARALTSARAKGNELFKASNFHEACIAYGEGLDHDPYNSVLLCNRAACRSKLGQFEKAIDDCNTALNLRPSYIKARLRRADCNAKLERWEASIQDYEILLKETPEDEEVKRALMEVQAQLEKQAR